From the Triticum urartu cultivar G1812 chromosome 4, Tu2.1, whole genome shotgun sequence genome, the window tattatgattgttttgagaaagtgttgtcatccgagatttattattattgctcgctagttgattatgccattgatatgagtaaacttgagacctgtgcattattgcaaatgtgagtagcctcctactggattgataccttggttctcaaaaactgagggaaatacttacgctactttgctacatcatcccttcctcatCGGGGAAAaacaacgcagtgctcaagaggcagcacccagcggtagtaccgcatgtgGGTCCTCAGCCGCAGTACCGCTGTGGTAGCAAGCTCCTACTGCGTCGACTCGAGGGGGTCGCCTCTCGTGTCGGATTGTGCGTCACTAAGCAGCGGCAGtagaagcggtagtaccgccctaccaccgcggcaGTACCGCACTGGGTCTGACTCCTGCTCATACGCCAGCCCTCCCAGACTGCACGGCAGTACCGcgagggggagcggtagtaccgctggtccCAGCGGTGGTACTGccgccctctgcggggctgtttTAGGGGGTAACTGTTGGATTGTTCCCCctctataaaagggggtcttcttcttcaacgttgacttacctcttcccccaaactccattaatgctccaagctccattttcacccgatctctctccttagccaatcaaacttgttgatttgctcggtattggttgagaaggccccgatctacacttccaccaagagaaatttgattcccccactaatccatagcggatcttgttactcttgggtgtttgagcaccctagacgatTGAGGTCACCACAGAGCCATAGTCTATTGTGGTGAaacttcgtggtgttgttgggagcctccgattaagttgtggatattgccccaaccttgtctgtaaaggtccggtcgccgcctccaagggcaccaatagtggaatcacgacatttcgcattgtgtgagggcgtgaatacggtggccctagtggcttcttggggagcattgtgcctccacaccgctccagcagagacgtacttcccctcaaaaggaaggaacttcagtaacacatcctcgtcttcaccggctccactcttggttatctcgtaccttACTTGTGCAAGTTTATTTGTGTTacttcccttgcttgcttgtgtgcttgttgttgttgcatcatataggttgctcacctagttgcacatctagacaacctactttgatgcaaagtctaatttggtaaagaaaagctaaaaattgttagttgcctattcacccctcccccctctagtcaactatatcgatcctttcaacgTCCACGACTTCGACTACTTCATCGACCTCTCCATTGACACTATGTGTGGGAACTCCAAGACCAACTCGGAGAAAGCCATCGTCGAGACAGCTTTGACCTATTCAACTGGAGGGTGTGATTTGTTCATTCTCTAACCGTTTAATGCATAGTGCTTATGAGCTTCATAGTTTTGCTTGGTATTACTATATGAGTACTTCAGAGTAGGCTGTTAATCTTGTCAGCAATGTCATTATGTATTTGACTGGTAGCATTTTTAATTGAAAATGATAAGTACTAAACGTCGGGTACGAGCACATGGCAACTCTGAATGTTTTTCGCGACAAGTTTAGTGACGCGAGGATGACAAGTTAGTTGACAAGGAGAGAAGCTTTCTGCCAAAAAAAATAAACTAAAGCAGAAAAGTTGTCATGCTTAGCAACTAAAGTTGACATCCTCCTGTCACTAAACTTACTGTTGAAAACGTTCTGAATTGCCATGTTCTTCGTCCCGAACATTCAATACTTATCAGATTCTTTTTTAATCTACCGATGCCGTAGTGAACAGGATTTTCTTTTTAACAAAAAATGAGATAATTGGAAGCACCCTTTGGTGGACAAGTCTTGTACTCCAACCAAATGCGGAAGCCGTCTTCGTCCACCATCCACAGCAGCCTGGTGCAATTTGCTCCCAAATTGACTGTCTCTTTGTCACAATAGACTACCACCAGTCTACTATGGATGGTGGATGAAGACGACTTGGTCCATGGTTATATAGTCTTGTTTGCTCGCTTGTGACAAAGAACCCGTCAAATTGGAAGCAAATTACTACCACCACCATACTCTACTGGTATGAACGGCGGATGAACTTGCGATCTTGGCCACAAGATTATACCACTACTAATCATGCCGTCGGCGTCATTGGACCGGACGCGACCTGCCGCGAACGCTGTAGCGATAAAAGGATCCCGAATGGGCCCGGCAGTCCACGTTCTTGCCATTAACTATGTCTCACACTCATCAATCATCACCGAATCCTACTCTACTTTAAATTACTCGAGGAGACGTACCGCGTCTCAGTTGCCGCCGACGGCAGCCTACTCGTATCGGAATATTCGAGCCGTCACTGAGACGCATTGCCGTCGTGATCGCATTCGATTCGATCGTCCATGGCATAACCGAGACGCATCAATCAAGTAACTAACTTCACTCGCACCGAACCAAGAAACTCGAGAACAAGAGAACTTCATGATCAACAGTTGGTTTTCAATTCATAATCAAGCAATACAATCAGTAATCTGTACAGGTTCAAACGCGGGCGGGATTCGTGATTCCAATTACTCGATCACGATACGCCCATCTCGCGCGCAGGGGAAAAGCTAGAGCGTGAAGGCAAGAAAGAATCATCGATCAATGGGGTTCTTGCTTGCTTCCCGATGAATCTTCGGTCCGTTCTTCCCAGCCGAACCGGAGGCAGTTGCATCAATGGTGGCGGGGGGAGGTTCTTCTATGCTAGTAGTGGTAcatcggcggcggtggcggaggcggcggctATCGTCGGTGGTTGCCGGAGAGGCGGTTGAGCCAGGCGTTGCGGAGCTGGAGCTCGAGGGGCTCGCCGAAGCACTGCGCGCGGGCGAGGCAGAAGTGGGTGCAGAAGCCGGCGGGCGAGCGGACGCGGCAGATGTCGAGGACGTAGCAGGCGGCGCACTCCATCCCGCGGGCCTGGACCACCAGGCCCCACACCTGGCGCGCCGCCTCGGCGCCGTCCTCCACCGCCGCGGCGGCCACCTGCTCGACCAGGATGATGCCGTCGGGCCGGCGCTGGCCGCCAGGCCCCCAGCGGCGGCGCACGTCGGGCCAGGCCTCCGCCGACGCCGGCTCGCGCCGCACCGTGACGCCCTCCCGCCCGTCGCTGAACAGGTGCACCAGGAACGGCGCCTCCCCGACGTGCCGCACGATCTCCGCGATCGACTCCCGCATCCACCCCTCCACCCGCTCCTCCCCGACCGCCTCCTCCACCTCGTCCCCGCCGTCGCCCCCGATCACGGCCTCCAGCAGCCCCGCCTCGTCCCGCGCCTCCCGCCGGAGCTCCAGCCCCCGGTGCGGGGCGTCCGCGACCGCGGCCCGCAGCGCGCGCGCCGACGACGCCCGCCGCGGCAGGGGCGGCAGGAAGGACGACCGCTGCACCGCCCGACGCGGCGAGAGCCCCACCGACGACGCCGACGCCGGGCCGCACCCCCGCACGGAGgttgccgccgctgccgccatCGACCGGCGCGCGACCTCCCTCCTCTTCGCGCGGGCGAGCGACGACCT encodes:
- the LOC125550550 gene encoding uncharacterized protein LOC125550550; its protein translation is MAAAAATSVRGCGPASASSVGLSPRRAVQRSSFLPPLPRRASSARALRAAVADAPHRGLELRREARDEAGLLEAVIGGDGGDEVEEAVGEERVEGWMRESIAEIVRHVGEAPFLVHLFSDGREGVTVRREPASAEAWPDVRRRWGPGGQRRPDGIILVEQVAAAAVEDGAEAARQVWGLVVQARGMECAACYVLDICRVRSPAGFCTHFCLARAQCFGEPLELQLRNAWLNRLSGNHRR